The Macadamia integrifolia cultivar HAES 741 chromosome 3, SCU_Mint_v3, whole genome shotgun sequence genome segment ATTAACTCATTTTCCATAAAAATTaacttccttattatctttatAGACTTGTCATTGTACTATTGCTGTGGGCTGCACAAATCACTGTGGTATTTGCCATTGCCACGGTTAAGGTTACTCACTCATGGTGTTGTCATATTTTATTGATCAAAGTGTTTGGCACTTTTGAGTACTATAATCAGGCTACTGAGGTGgtgtcaatttttttattttttaatattatggTCCAGTTGGTTTAATTTTTCCTAGATGttttagtttcataattactgTTTGTTATTCAGATTAGATAATGTGACGCTAGTGTTATTTTTGTCTTGGCAGCAAAataatttactatttttttaatgatttttcgTGTTCATTCTTCTGTTTCACTTCTCCAGAAATGCAAGGACTGGATAATCTCATCCCCCTTTCACCGCAGTGGCTTTTGCCAAAGCCTGGGGATAGTAAACCTGGAATGGTGACTGGGGTGAGTTGTCTTAATTTCTCTTAGTTTATCCAAGTTTTTAACCTGCTTATCTCTAAACAAAGTTTTGGCAATGTACATTGCCATACATGAGATGCATATAGGACCAATCTAAATGCTTGTCCACCTTAATGTGGAAATAACTTGAGAATTCACTGTTTGTCTACCGTACAGGAATCCAATTTCAGCCCAAGTCCAGGTCATAACAGCAGTGTGGATGCCTCAAAATCTTCAGGAAATGGTGAGGAAATCCAAGAtaatgagaagaaaagggaTGTTTATCGGCTAAGCTTGCTTGATACGGAATCTGGTCGTAGGGACCGCTGGCGTGATGAAGAACGAGACACAGATTCCTCTATCCGCAGGGACCGTTGGAGGGAGGGAGATAAAGAGATTGGTGATGCACGCAAGGTGGACAAGTGGATGGATAGCCCCTCCATTAGACACTCTGGGGAAGCACGCCGTGCCCCATCTGAGAGGTGGACTGATTCTGGTAACAGGGAAAGTAATTATGAGCAACGACGTGAGAGCAAATGGAACACACGTTGGGGGCCGGAAGATAAGGAGTCAGAAAGTTGGCGTGAGAAGTGGCTAGATTCTAGCAGAGATGGTGAAGTGCCTCGTGATAAAGGGTTATCTCATCTGAACAATCATGGGAAAGATGATAAAGAGGGAGACCATTATAGGCCATGGCGATCTAACTCCTCCCAAAACCGAGGAAGGGGAGAGCCCCATTTCCAAACTCTGACACCTAACAAGCAAACTCCTATGCATGGTTACAGCAGGGGCCGAGGAGAAAATACACCTCCGACCTTCTCTGTTGGTCGTGGTAGAGTCGGTTCTGGTGGAAGTGCTGTGAATAGCACTTCTGCCTATCCTCTGTCTTTAGGTTCTGTCTCAGACAAGATTGAAAGTGCTCATGGGGACTCTTTCCCTTTAAGTTATAGTAGGACAAAATTGCTTGATATATACAGGGTGACTGATGTGGGATCCTTCGGAAAGCAGTTAGATGGATTTGTAGAAGTTCCTTCTCTTACACAGGCAGATCCATTAGAACCTCTGGCACTTTCTGCACCTACTGTTGAGGAACTGGTAATCTGATTTACAATTTCATTTGCTGCAGTTTATGCTGTTATTTGTGGTTTTTTGGTTGGTTTAATTGTTTTTGTTGCTTGAATAGGTTGTTCTAAAGGGAATCGACAGGGGTGATATAGTGAGTAGTAGTATTCCTCAGGTTTCTAAAGATGGTACTGTTGGACGGAATTCAACTGATTTGGTGCAAACAAGACGAACCAGGCTTGGTATTGTACCTATTCGTGATACATCTTTATATATATCTACATATACTTGGGGTGCACTTGGGGACCTGGCATGTGTTATAAATTGTAAACAGGTCTGGCCTGAATTTCTTCGCTAGCCAGCCTGGTAGCACTCAAAATATTGGATGCCAATATTTTATGCTGCAGATTCCATCCCACTTAAGACTAAATATCATGTTTGTAATGAATTTGATCAAACAGATTGTTTTGAATTGATATATTTCATCTCAGCAGGTAGTCGAGAAGATTTGCCATCTTCCATTGATGACTTCAAGGAGGATTCTGACAATTCAAAAGGTAGGCATTTAAACTATAATGAGAGTATTTCTTATGGAAGGCATGCACACATTCTTGGCTCTGATTCAAAGTTGGAAACAATTGAGGATCGTCAGGCATCCCTCGATGGCTCGTTTAGTCTAGAAGGTAGCAGATCTATAAATTACAGTAATGCCATACAAAAATCTTGGTATCTTCCACATGTTGTATTAGCCATGGCGGAGGTAGAGGTTACAATTTGATGGGTGAGACCTTGGTAGTTGATGAAGTGACTTGCACAAAGTCTTTGAACTATCCATGCCCAGCTGGAAGGTCTATGTCTATAAAGATGGAGGCTATGAGtcatctaattttatttttgattgaaAAATCAATGTTAAGTCTCGTTGAATGCTATGTCCTTGGTTTTGCTTATTTTTCTTTGATGCATCACACTAGAGTAGGTAGGTCAAACAGGAATACACAGGTTTTCTTATGCATCATTTCCATTTCCTTTAACATAATgctaaccatagttgtcaaagcaGCGCCTAGGCGTCCAAGCGGTTTTCTTGGGGTCTAGGCAATTGTCACGTTACTACAACGCCCCTCGAAATAGTTTAAACCAGGTTTGGcatttatttatgtcaaatatcaacaacaacaaagccttgtcccaacttaatggggtcggctacatggatccaaagaaagccaaaggaagagaaaataaaaggcgtAAAAGGGGATAGATTGACAATCACTAACAAAGTAGAACACAGCTAAAGCGGGTCCGCTACCTGGATCCTAGGCCTTCAATCTGCTCTATTCGAAACCATACTTGGGGCAATGCCTAATTTGTGCATATCTTTTGTCACAACCtctcctatggttattttatgcctgcctctagctcttttgGATCCTTTTATCTGAATCAAGTCACTCATCCTTACTGGTGCATCAGATGGCCTTAGCTGGGCATGCCCGAACCACCTCAAACGGTATTCTCCAAGCTAGTCAGGAATTGGGGCAACCCCTAGGTCCGCTGTAATTTGATCATTCCTAACcttatcctttctagttttcccgcacatccatcttagcatTCTCATTTCCATTACCCCTAGCTTATTAATGTGCTGTTTCTTAACGGCCCAACATTCCGCCTTGTACATTATAGTCGGGCGCACGACAGCCCGATAAAAGCAAACTTaggatattattcataaataagcaaacaccCCCCCAATTTGAAttcaataataattaaaaaatcaaattccaaaaggataaaaagtcaatcccGCAGCTCgggaacaaaaactgaatttttggttgtaggggtgattttcaactttcaaatgctggagttttcccaaatttgaaaattacataaatcttatcattttaAAACATTTCTAAAAACCAAAAAGTGTGGTAAAGTAGTTTTTGGTTCTAATGTCATAACTTTATTTCCATTCAGGCGATTTTTAATAGCATTTGTGcaccttaaaataagtttgactagaacataactttgtaaaacaacttggatttgttggaaagctggttttgtgctctgCTTAATACACGAAGTCTCATGTGaaagtaaaatcatttggccaatcaaacttattagagaacgataacatttctctaaatgtcgATTTTTATGAATTGATGTgatttgatgttgatttttaatgacttgatgttgcttagtgttgatttttaatgatataaggtatatgtagcgtattaaataatgttagaaaataggggaaatagaAAACACTTGGGCGCCTTGTTGGCTAGGCGCTTAGGCAACCCtgaaccctccaccgccttgggtcgccttgacaactatgatgctAATCCAGCATCACTTCAGTGATTTTAGTTTAactggttttttctttttcattcattATATTTGTGCTTTTGTGCAGCTTTTAGGGAAGATTTTAGTGCCACTAAGAAAGTTAATGAGGTGGCAGTTGGTAGAGAAATGAGTGCACATGGAAATTCCTCTCCTCATCCAGGCATTCCATGGAGATCTCAGTCACTAGGAGAGCGCTCACATTTACCATCGCATGATTGGAGAGATTTTTCTGCTGAAGTAAGGTCAGCAACTTCTGAAATGGGCTGGTCACATTCACAAAAGGAGCAGGATGCAGAACGGGAGAATAGTAAAACAGTTCTGCCTTCTTACTGCAAGGATGATTCTAACTGGCAAGTTGGTGAGGGTTTTCTTTCAGATATTGGCAGTGACTCTGTTCTTAGAAGGCAGTCATCTGAAGTCTTTGACAGGGAACGGGAAACTCGGAAGTTTCTGCTGCAGACTTCTCCGGAGGAGTTATCCCTGTGTTATAAAGATCCACAAGGTGAAATTCAAGGCCCTTTCTCTGGAAGTGACCTTATTGGGTGGTTTGAAGCTGGATATTTTAGCATAGACTTGCAAGTCCGCATTTCAAGTGCGTCACCTGACACACCTTTCTCATTGCTTGGGGATGTTATGCCACACTTACGAGCAAAAGCAAGGCCTCCGCCAGGATTCAGTACATCGAAACCGAATGAAACTGCAGATACATTAAGTAGGCCAAAGTTCAGTAGTCTTGGAAAGCTTCATGCAGGTTCCAGTGAGATTGATATCATGAAAAATGAATCAAGGGGTAAACATGAATCTGGGACTGATGCTGAGAATAGGTTTTTGGAGTCACTGATGTCTAGTAATATGAGCAGTCCTCCGCGAGATAAGTTTGGTTTCCCAGAAGGTAGGTTGTGTAATGGGAATAATTATGGTAAAAGTTTTGAGTAATTCTGTAATACAACTTACTTTTGCAGCTTCTGTTTTCGTTCTGATGATATTTGTATGGTTTTGTCATACATCAGTTTTTCTTACTCATgtggttttgttttgatttgtaGGCCTGCAAGGGTTTATTGGGAATAATTCTGGTGGAATGCCCCCAGTGGGAGCAGAAAGTGGTAATGATCTAAATTACCTCTTGGCACAAAGAATATCCCTAGAGCGACAGAGGTCTCTTCCCAATCCTCACCCATATTGGCCTGGGAGAGATGCAGCTTCCATGGTTCCAAAGGCAGAGCTTGTCCCTGACCCTTCTAGTCACTCAAAACTCCTATCTTCAATGGTAGATGGTCATCTTCAGATTCCTCATATTCAGAATAAGGACTTTATGTCTGTACTACAAGGAGGTGCATCTGacaattcttcatcttctgttAATGGAATTTCCAGTTGGTCAAATTTTCCTGTCCAGAGTGGCTTGGATGCACGCCAGGATAAGATTGACATGCATCATAATCAACCTTACTCTGGCCAAACTGCATATGTGATGCAGCAACAAAGGATGCAACAACAGAATCAGCCATCTTTATCACCTTTAATTCCTCAAAATATAGATCATCCTACTGGCATTGTAACGCCGGAAAAGCTACTCACTTCTGGTCTCTCTCAAGATCCACAGATGCTAAGTATATTACAACAGCAGTATTTATTGTCCCAACTTCAATTACATCCGCAGGCACCTGTTCCCGCACAACTATCACTGCTAGATAAGCTCATATTGCTTAAGCAGCAACAGAAACaggagcagcagcagcagctatTGCGGCAACAGCACTTGCTTTCACAGGTTTTGTCTGAGCATCAGTCTCATAATCACTTTCCTGAGCCCTCTTATGGACATTTACCGGCTGCTGCTGTCGCAGCAGGAAATGCTTCTGTGGACCTTCGTGGGCTTTGCCCTCCACATGATATGTTTCAGAATAATTCACAGATGCCAGTTCCTAATCTGCAAGATGGTCATGTGGCTAACTTTGCTACTTTGTCCTCGCAACTTCCACAGGATATTGCTTACAGTACCAGTTCTGAAGCCTCTCTTCTACATTTACCGCATCAAATTTTTGGCAATGTTACCCATCCAAAGGGTTGGGGTGGTACTATACCAGAAAAGATTGATGACATTCAGCAGAAGATGCCAACTGTGGTGGATAACTCACCCTCGCTGGAAGTAATGGACAATTCTTCATTTGAGACTCCTACTCTACAGGAACATGTGCTTACTTCGGACAGGAGTGCTGCTGTAGTTCAAGCTCAGTTGTCAGAGAGTACACCCACAAGTAGTGAACCTGCTGTAGTATGTACACCTGAAGCTATATCGATCTCTGTACCTCTAGCATCTCCAGAAATCCCTTCTAGTGCTCCATCAGGGGCTGACAAGGCCGAAACATCTGTTCATGAACAAACCAATGATGTGAAGCCTCCGTCAGCTAGTGTTGAAGAACCACAAGGTCAACATGTGCAATGTAAAATAGAGTCCCTAATGGTAAAAGAAGTTAAAAATACTGAAGTACGTGAGGCAAAGAAGGCTTCAGAGAAGAAATCCAGAAAGCAAAAATCTTCAAAGATGCAATCTTCTGCAGACCAGTCAAAGGGGATATCCAAAACATCTACTCCACTGCCAATGAAGCAATCTGAAACTGTGGGGGTAGAGGCAAAATCTGAGATGCACATGGATGTAGGAGAAGCAATTTATGGCACATCACCGGTGACAACAGGAGATGCAGGAACTGGAGTATCTACTGTTGAAACACTAGCTTCTCAACTAGCTAAGAGCTCCTTGGCTGGTAGCTTCTCTAATAATGAAGTTTCATCTATAGAAGGCAGGTTTGAACCGAGAGAAGTTGAATCTATTACAGCACATAGCACCCAGGGACATTCAGGACAAAAAGCTTGGAAATCTGGTCCTGGTCTCAAAGCTAAGTCCCTTTTGGAAATTCAACTGGAAGAACAGCGGAAGGCTCAGATGGAGATGATTATTTCTGAGAATGCCATATCTGTCAACTCTATGAGCTCCTCAACCCCTTGGGCTGGGGTTGTTGCGAATGCAGAGCCTAAGATGGTTAGAGATAATCATCAAGATGCAGTTGGTGCACAGACTACCATTGGAAAAGCTGATAGTTCTGTCAACCCAGTGAGCAAAAAGAGCCAGTTACATGACCTATTGGCTGAAGAAGTTTTGGCCAAGTCTAATTCTAATGAAAGAACTTCAGAGGTTTCTGACAATGTCTCTAATCTTCCAGTCAGTATCCAAGCAGATCCGATTGTTGACAATGATGATTTCATCGAGGCTAAAGACACTAAAAAGAGCCGCAAAAAGTCTGCGAAGGGTAAGGGTATGGCTGCTAAGGCATCGACACCCATTGCTTCTGCTGATATGCCGATTGCATCAAGTCCTGTTGAGAAAGCAAAAAGTTCTCGTCAGGTACAGCAGGAGAAGGATGTGTTACCTGCTCCACCGTCAGGTCCGTCCTTGGGAGATTTTGTGATCTGGAAGGGGGAGTCTGCAAGTCCTTTGCCTGCTCCAGCCTGGTCTACTGACTCAGGGAAGCTAAATAAGCCAACATCATTAAGGGACATCCTAAAGGAACAGGAGAAAAAGTTTTCATCGGTgcagaaccaaaaccaaatgcCAACTCCCCAGAAAGTACAGTCAACCCGCAATACCCGTGGAAGTGGCTCCTCATGGACAGTCTCTGGGTCATCTCCCTCTAAGGCTGCATCTCCAATTCAAATCAATTCCCTTGCTTCTGTACATTCAAAATCTAAGGCGGAGGATGATTTGTTCTGGGGCCCACTGGATCAATCAAAACAAGAAGCCAAACAGTATGTTTCTGATGCtacctttttctttatttttatatcaaTTAATTACAGTGATTCTTTTTTTAGTGGTTATTATAATTTATCTGTTTAGTGGTGTGCATGTAGCTTTGTTTCGTATTCTTTCATAACGCCACATCATATATCTATTAGCTTTAGTCTACATGCACTATGTTGTTGCATCTATAGATTATAATCTTGTTTAGCTTGCGGTAACTTGAATGCAATTTACACCCTAAGTTAACAATGttccttcatttttcttttgcatgAGTCATTATTCTGTTGAATCTCGTATGCGGGTCTCTTGGTGAGGATATCCATTCATGGTGTTGATTAACTCTAGTTTTCTATTTGGTATTCTTATAGAATTTTTCCCCTGCTCATCTCTACCTCAAATAATTTTGAAGCTCATATCTTGGCAGCATGGGTTGTAACGGTTTGTTGAATTGAAATCAGTCAAACCAAAGCTGCCAACCATTAACAGGTTTAACTGCCAGCTTAAACATGGGAGAAGCATGTAAGTTCTCCAttaatttatattggttatggTCTGGTGGTTGGTCAGGTAAAATTGGGACTGTATGTGATGCAGTGGCGCTTTCTGTGGACTGGCCTGGACCCATGTTGGAGTCCAGTAAaatatttaggatttatttctgttttgggAGTAACATGTAACCATTTATCTTATTGGGTAAATTAAACAGGAGATTTGCTGTAGTTAGTTTCTTATTCTCAATAGAGTGTTCTTAGTAGTtagtattttcttatttatatggCATGAATTATGCTGAAGTTTCAGAATTGAATAATGGAATATTGAGTTCTTTTTTTGTCGAAGCTTGTATTCCTAGGGCAGCTTGGCTTTCATTCCGTTTCCTTTCCTTCTcaggtatgttgccctttcttcttccctgctgttCCATATTCTTTCCTTGCCTCTTTCTTCTCCTATAGCTTCTTCCtaattctcttctctccttcccccttggctgttttcctttttctgttctCTGCAAGAGGTACTGTGTGGCTGAGAAAACAAACATCAGAGCTCTGTAGCCCCTCCACTGACTGATCTTTTGGGGTTCACTTGCATACCCTAAAGCGACTCTACCCCTTTAGTTATCTGCCCTTAAGGACCTTCTGTGGTGAGTTGCAAACCAGCAACTATAGCTGGTTATTTCCTTGCCTCTAGATCTGATTTCAGAGTGATCCTCTCTCTCCACGTGCTTTTTTGGGAGCTCCTTGGTAGCATTCGGTAGATCATTAAATTAGATAGCCACCCCTAAAATCTTGAGGGGATTGGATCTCCATCGGATGAGATCTCTAATCCACAAGAGCTCCTTCACTGCGCAAGTCGTTGGTTTGCTGTTTAGAGGTAGAAGACAACCTCAACCTCAAATTGTAGTTTGTTTAAAGGcccttatttctgtttttactgAGAATACATTTCCCTTCTCCTTTTATTCTCCTTTGccccttcttttttgttttggttccaAGTTAGTCGCTCGACTCGCTCCTTTAAATAATAATTCACTTTCTATACTTCTTTCTCGTCTTCCTACATACCATTGAGATTCTGATTATTTATGGCTCTGTGAGTACCCCATAGAAACTTTGATATATGTACAAAATTGCCATTTTCTTCCCCTACATTTCGCTATTTTACAATTGGGTGGGTTCTTAATGAACTCAAACAGGGTTTCCGAACCCTGGATTGCATCAGTATATATAGGCAGTGAATATATTATGATCTTCATTAACTTGGGAGTTAAAAAATGACCAAGtctatgaaaaaagaaaaagaatggtgGAACTTTAAGCTCTGTACTGTATTAGAATGTTTTGCTCAATTGTAACATAATTGTTTATATTTTAGCCCAACTTTTTGGCATGCTGAACTGTCACACAAGCATTCGTACCATAAccagatgaagaaaaagaattctAGAGGACACTGATTGTGGTCAACGAAATAAGTTGACCTTACTGGTACATAAGTAAATTTACTGTTTGAGAATGTAACACGTTTTCCTTTCCTAttcctagaaacggagaaacgGGGTAAAAAGCGTTAGATAATCttgtttcgtttcacctgtTTTTAGAAACGTAAATAGGAAgttatgaaaatttatgtttcaagacttcgtttctagaaacaagtgaaggCAACAAATTATGGATTTGTGCCCGATAAAAAAAGCCCAAAAGTGAGAAAAGCGTCTCTTCTCAAGCTCGAAAGTGGACTCCACAGCCCTGCAACTCGATGAATAGCAGAGACAACGGTGACAGTATGCTCTGCTACTCAATGAACAACAGAGACAACTTGATGAACAGCAGAGATTTCAAGCAATCTTCCGTCTGCAACTGAATATTGAACTCCATGGCCTTCTTCAAGCCCTTGCAACCAGGGTTCTCGAATTTCCTCGACCGGTAACTGCAACAGATCACAATAGAGACAACGGCGACGGTAAAGAATACAGGAGACCCTAGAATGTAGGGGAAAGGGGACTCTCGGAAGGCAGCAGAATGAGAAACTAGAAGAGAGGGAAGGATTTGGGAGAGGGATTGGAAAATATAAGAGAAATAGGTGACAACGAAGGTGCAAGAGAAAAGGACCAAGATGAGAATGAGAATGTTTAGGGTCGCTGAGGGTGAGTGCTTGTAGAGAAGAGTATTGGAGGCGGAGTTGTTGGGGTTTGTGGAGGAAGAATGTCTCTTGTTAGGCTTCTGAGAAGGtgaggatgaagatgatgaagaggtgGGCATGGCGGTGACGGAAGAGAGAAGGTGGAACAtgttatcaaacaacaatgtgtGCATAAATCGATCCAAGAAGCAGGTTTATCAAATGCCCAAAAATTcttttctgttcccagaaacgtgaaaacggcagaaacgtcaAACGGTGCATTAGTTCCCAAGTGGAACCAAAGGGATGTGTTAGAGGAGCATAAGGGAAgtaaaggcttttttttttttaagcgaGTAGAAGTCACGTTCAACTTTCATCACCTTTGTTGAACTATGGGTGTTGTCATTATTTTCAACACAATGAGCAACACACTCATACTGCAGTCAGCTGAGCAACATAGTCATTGGTGGATGACTTGTGTGCAGTTTGGGTAGAGAAGCGAGTCATGCAGAGACATGGCGGTGGCAAAGAGTAGTTGCAAAGATTAGTCAACAGTCAGTGACATGGCATATGATGTATAGCATGGGGAGATGGCACAGATTGTGTACTGATGTGGGCAGACCTGGCAGAGGCAGTACAATGGTATGGCAGTGCTGGTAGTGATGTGGATCCGGATTCCAatagactgaaatcggatcgcttagggcccacaataatgACCAAATAATTCAACCGTAAAATataatggcagaattgtaaatagggcTTCAACTAGATGGCAAAACTGTAATTAACTCAAGTATAATGGTTGAAGGATATtattgtaatttcagaaacaaacaTGTGCATTACTGAAATTACAACAAGTGATGGGTAACTGAGATAGGAAATTAGAATAGGGGGTGTTCTGTAATTGATAAAGTAGGGAGAAACTATTAGAACACACTTTTCAGTACAGTGGGTTTATTTGTAAATTTAAGTAACTGTCCTTACTTGTAAATTCAGAAACCctatcctcctcttcttcttcttcttcttcttcttcttcttcttcacgatAGAACACAAAACCAGCGCTAATGAAAGGACCTTGCGAGGGACATAGTTCTTTCCTTGATGATCGATTCAGCCCACAAATTAAAACGGAGGATCACCATAGTAAGTTCTATCGAATCCAGCAATACTAATCGCAGACCTCAAGGGTACAAAGAGTAATTAAATTCTGCAACTCAGATCTGGGCGGTAGCTTCAAGCAGCCTGAGTCGCGAGTCTTGTTTCTCACAAGAGGAGATTCAATAGGAGCCAAGATGCTAGGGTTCAAGTCGTATATGGGAGTGCTTCCTTCGatcaaaacttcaacccaaacGGATCACACACAAAGGCACTCAAAGCACTTGAATAGGGCTGCAACTATCGCCAGAAACAGGGCAGCTACTGTAGTTCAAAGGAGGGTAGGGTTAAGACCTGAAAATAAtaatgaagaggaagaggaagaaataaagaagaagtaaaagaatggtagggaagaaaggagagaaattcagagagggagaaaggggaAATCAATAGCCATGGGTCACACCCAAAAATTCTTCAACCAAGTTGTAAATCTCCAAAATTAAAACTCAAAAAACTTCAtcgattacatgtccaatataaaggaaaaatcagacaattaatggcaactacttgaaaatagaaactaacctaCATaccaactaaaataaaaatcaagtctaaattaaaatactatcaaactaatttctaagccaaaaaggaaagtaaatagggaaatttcaaaatcaaagagatcccttccatcgcccaactgcatcaggtAGTGTTCACTGAGTGATTTGGCAGTCTGGGGACGTTTTGCAGTGATTAGGTAGATGAGTCAGTTTGGGGGTCAATTTGGGTAGGCCAAATGGCAGAGTTGGAAGATGGTTTGAATTGGAAGGTTTTAGAGCATCGTGCCATCTTTCTAATGCAGTTGGAATCACGTTGTTCGATTTCGGATGAGGGAGTTATGACcataatgtaggaatggatttgacaagtcaaaccagccccaaactgcaggaacttttaaactaagaacaaccaaaaccaatagcaaacttatagcagaaaatcagacttcagccacaaaccagaattgataaacgatctcaatgaacagtaaccagaagcgaaataaatcagcagcagtcttaggattaaaccagaaattttaaTAACAATATAACACCTCCAGTAGGTTCAGATCACAGATGCTAATAGTCCAGAATGTCACAGTAACacagaacagaaaacagaatctaaatctgtgcAGGTTTTGACAATCGACCAGAATTGCTTGACAGTTCACTTCAGCAGATCCAGtggtctgattgaccccaaaattggatcgatcctTCCTCTGGATAGGATTATCCTTCAGTCAAAATATGGAGGCCATCGGATGGCTAGTTCTCCAAAAAAACTAGGCCGATAGGAAGGAACACAGAAAAACCcaacccagaaatttctgcagaaaaattcagattacttgCCTGTACTGCTGAAGAAGATAATCCAAtaagagaaccagaaaagaaaagacccacccggacttctcgccgcagagtgtcgatcggatcacacaccaatccctaacccttgatcaaacacaaaggtatagccatggagaaaacccagcggcagcagcataaagcttcttctttttttaattgtaaaaatcgtctaggcttttaggagcctcctcttctttatttataatgttaatgggggagggaattacaaaatagaagtttcctcaaaaaggaaactaaatattctcctagtacaatagttactaaaaactgaaattggaaactaactgaaattagaaactagttgaaaaaggaaactaactactaatgacttgactcaattaataacttgactcctaaggaaacaaatataactcaaatcaagcccaactaaaaaggaaactaatgaaaatggaaactaactagtaatcccgtattcaatcttagaccctcccttttagacccataaaagtgatctattaccctcaaaacacataggatcaaaggcccaatatgtatggaacccaaccctaagcttattcctaa includes the following:
- the LOC122074014 gene encoding protein ESSENTIAL FOR POTEXVIRUS ACCUMULATION 1-like isoform X3; protein product: MFTKMQGLDNLIPLSPQWLLPKPGDSKPGMVTGESNFSPSPGHNSSVDASKSSGNGEEIQDNEKKRDVYRLSLLDTESGRRDRWRDEERDTDSSIRRDRWREGDKEIGDARKVDKWMDSPSIRHSGEARRAPSERWTDSGNRESNYEQRRESKWNTRWGPEDKESESWREKWLDSSRDGEVPRDKGLSHLNNHGKDDKEGDHYRPWRSNSSQNRGRGEPHFQTLTPNKQTPMHGYSRGRGENTPPTFSVGRGRVGSGGSAVNSTSAYPLSLGSVSDKIESAHGDSFPLSYSRTKLLDIYRVTDVGSFGKQLDGFVEVPSLTQADPLEPLALSAPTVEELVVLKGIDRGDIVSSSIPQVSKDGTVGRNSTDLVQTRRTRLAGSREDLPSSIDDFKEDSDNSKAFREDFSATKKVNEVAVGREMSAHGNSSPHPGIPWRSQSLGERSHLPSHDWRDFSAEVRSATSEMGWSHSQKEQDAERENSKTVLPSYCKDDSNWQVGEGFLSDIGSDSVLRRQSSEVFDRERETRKFLLQTSPEELSLCYKDPQGEIQGPFSGSDLIGWFEAGYFSIDLQVRISSASPDTPFSLLGDVMPHLRAKARPPPGFSTSKPNETADTLSRPKFSSLGKLHAGSSEIDIMKNESRGKHESGTDAENRFLESLMSSNMSSPPRDKFGFPEGLQGFIGNNSGGMPPVGAESGNDLNYLLAQRISLERQRSLPNPHPYWPGRDAASMVPKAELVPDPSSHSKLLSSMVDGHLQIPHIQNKDFMSVLQGGASDNSSSSVNGISSWSNFPVQSGLDARQDKIDMHHNQPYSGQTAYVMQQQRMQQQNQPSLSPLIPQNIDHPTGIVTPEKLLTSGLSQDPQMLSILQQQYLLSQLQLHPQAPVPAQLSLLDKLILLKQQQKQEQQQQLLRQQHLLSQVLSEHQSHNHFPEPSYGHLPAAAVAAGNASVDLRGLCPPHDMFQNNSQMPVPNLQDGHVANFATLSSQLPQDIAYSTSSEASLLHLPHQIFGNVTHPKGWGGTIPEKIDDIQQKMPTVVDNSPSLEVMDNSSFETPTLQEHVLTSDRSAAVVQAQLSESTPTSSEPAVVCTPEAISISVPLASPEIPSSAPSGADKAETSVHEQTNDVKPPSASVEEPQGQHVQCKIESLMVKEVKNTEVREAKKASEKKSRKQKSSKMQSSADQSKGISKTSTPLPMKQSETVGVEAKSEMHMDVGEAIYGTSPVTTGDAGTGVSTVETLASQLAKSSLAGSFSNNEVSSIEGRFEPREVESITAHSTQGHSGQKAWKSGPGLKAKSLLEIQLEEQRKAQMEMIISENAISVNSMSSSTPWAGVVANAEPKMVRDNHQDAVGAQTTIGKADSSVNPVSKKSQLHDLLAEEVLAKSNSNERTSEVSDNVSNLPVSIQADPIVDNDDFIEAKDTKKSRKKSAKGKGMAAKASTPIASADMPIASSPVEKAKSSRQVQQEKDVLPAPPSGPSLGDFVIWKGESASPLPAPAWSTDSGKLNKPTSLRDILKEQEKKFSSVQNQNQMPTPQKVQSTRNTRGSGSSWTVSGSSPSKAASPIQINSLASVHSKSKAEDDLFWGPLDQSKQEAKQSDFPSLAKQSSWGSKVTAVKGTVAGSASRQKSTGSRTADYSVSSSAVSQSSLRGKRDTISKQSEAMDFRYWCESESVRLTGTKDTSFLEFCLKQSTSEAETLLIENLGSFDPDHEFIDKFLNYKELLSADVIEIAFRSQNDRRVDGFGVADVNAESAGAGDFDSDMAADGSTKGGGKKKGKKGKKVSSSVLGFNVVSNRIMMGEIQTLED